From the Choloepus didactylus isolate mChoDid1 chromosome 22, mChoDid1.pri, whole genome shotgun sequence genome, one window contains:
- the WFDC1 gene encoding WAP four-disulfide core domain protein 1: MYTGQGQLPWSPSTTLPLRPPRMLPPGACQAPSCRGDAGCSQQEVCCYNGSPTPAWKLCSPPPVLDWLVQPKPRRLGGSSWLLDGPEEVSQAESCSTTVDEEGEELLLCPSGFECLILVPEDKDKGIPNRGQCVREPQADGQFLRHEFPKEYPDGDTKNVAEHGKGRQGNFP; this comes from the exons ATGTATACGG GCCAAGGACAGCTTCCCTGGAGCCCCTCCACGACCCTGCCCCTCCGCCCCCCGCGGATGCTGCCGCCCGGAGCCTGCCAAGCCCCGAGCTGCCGGGGGGACGCCGGGTGCTCACAGCAGGAGGTCTGCTGCTACAACGGCTCACCTACACCTGCATGGAAGCTGTGCAGCCCCCCGCCAG TTCTAGACTGGCTGGTGCAGCCGAAACCCCGACGACTTGGCGGCAGCAGCTGGCTCCTGGACGGCCCCGAGGAGGTGTCACAAG CAGAGTCGTGCAGCACCACCGTGGACGAGGAGGGGGAGGAGCTGCTGCTCTGTCCCTCGGGCTTCGAGTGCCTCATCCTGGTCCCGGAGGACAAGGACAAGGGCATCCCCAACCGCGGCCAGTGTGTCAGGGAGCCGCAGGCAG ATGGGCAATTCCTACGCCATGAATTTCCCAAGGAATACCCAG ACGGCGACACAAAAAACGTGGCAGAGCATGGAAAGGGACGACAGGGGAACTTTCCATAA